The Erythrolamprus reginae isolate rEryReg1 chromosome 3, rEryReg1.hap1, whole genome shotgun sequence genome contains a region encoding:
- the CTH gene encoding cystathionine gamma-lyase: MEGAKESRTGFLPPFKHFATQAIHVGQEPEQWSSLAVVPPISLATTFKQRAPGQHSGFEYSRCGNPTRDCLEKAVAALDGGKYCLAYASGLAATVNIAHLLKAGDTVICTDDVYGGTNRYFRRIATDMGLKAVFVDCSKLECLEAAITPETKLVWIETPTNPMLKVVDIQGCANIVHKHKGVILVVDNTFMSAYFQRPLSLGADICMYSATKYMNGHSDVVMGLVSLNNNELHERLRFLQYSIGAIPSPFDCYLCNRGLKTLPIRMKQHFRNALAVAQYLESDPRVEKVIFPGLRSHPQYDLMQRQCTGCPGMLSFYIKGNLENASRFLKNLKLFTLAESLGGYESLAEHPAIMTHASVPKEDREVLGISDTLIRISIGLEDSEDLLEDLDQALKAAIPDYRIRN, from the exons ATGGAAGGCGCGAAGGAGAGCCGCACCGGTTTCCTGCCGCCTTTCAAGCACTTCGCCACGCAGGCGATCCACGTGGGGCAGGAACCCGAACAATGGAGCTCGCTGGCCGTGGTGCCCCCGATTTCCCTCGCCACCACCTTCAAGCAGCGGGCGCCCGGGCAGCACAGC GGCTTTGAATATAGCCGCTGTGGCAATCCTACCCGTGACTGCTTGGAAAAGGCTGTGGCAGCACTAGATGGTGGCAAATACT gTTTAGCATATGCTTCTGGATTAGCAGCAACTGTGAACATTGCACACCTACTGAAGGCAGGAGATACTGTTATTTGTACAGATGATGTCTATGGGG GTACAAATAGATATTTTCGAAGAATTGCAACAGATATGGGTCTAAAGGCTGTTTTTGTTGACTGCAGCAAACTGGAATGCCTTGAGGCTGCAATTACACCAGAGACCAAG CTTGTATGGATTGAAACTCCAACCAATCCAATGCTGAAAGTTGTTGACATTCAAGGATGTGCAAACATTGTTCATAAACACAAAGGAGTTATTTTAGTAGTAGACAATACTTTTATGTCTGCATATTTCCAG CGTCCTTTGTCTTTAGGAGCAGACATTTGTATGTATTCAGCAACCAAATACATGAATG GACACAGCGATGTTGTAATGGGATTGGTTTCCCTAAATAATAATGAGCTTCACGAGAGACTCAGATTCTTGCAATATT CCATTGGAGCAATTCCATCTCCTTTTGATTGCTACCTTTGCAACCGAGGTTTAAAGACTCTGCCAATCCGCATGAAACAGCATTTTCGCAATGCGTTGGCTGTGGCGCAATACCTTGAGTCAGATCCAAGAGTTGAAAAAGTCATCTTCCCTG GATTACGGTCACACCCACAATATGATCTGATGCAACGCCAGTGCACGGGCTGCCCAGGAATGCTTTCCTTTTACATAAAAGGAAACCTGGAAAATGCTTCCCGATTCCTTAAAAATTTAAAG CTTTTTACCCTGGCTGAAAGTCTGGGAGGATATGAAAGTCTAGCTGAGCATCC AGCAATCATGACTCATGCCTCAGTTCCAAAGGAAGACCGAGAAGTCCTCGGAATATCAGATACTTTAATTCGCATATCTATTGGATTGGAAGACTCAGAAGATTTACTAGAAGATTTGGACCAAGCTCTGAAAGCAGCA ATTCCTGATTATAGAATCCGTAACTAG